One genomic window of Undibacterium cyanobacteriorum includes the following:
- a CDS encoding DoxX family protein yields the protein MQALSNLVANFPYLSVRQSYFLFRVGLAGLFMAHASMRFFEANYFHDFGTFLAQRNVPFAYFVPYLATAIEMIGGPLLIWNKCAKWVALCFFGISLGGIIIIHIPLGWFVGEWGTGGCEYSAALCLMCLMVASIDRALQDNPDFLKSSR from the coding sequence ATGCAGGCCTTATCTAACTTAGTCGCGAACTTCCCCTACCTCAGCGTACGCCAAAGTTACTTTCTATTTCGTGTAGGTTTAGCAGGACTTTTCATGGCGCATGCCAGCATGCGATTTTTCGAAGCCAATTACTTCCACGACTTCGGCACCTTCCTCGCGCAAAGAAATGTGCCTTTCGCCTACTTCGTCCCGTATCTCGCCACCGCAATTGAAATGATTGGCGGACCACTTCTGATATGGAATAAATGTGCGAAATGGGTCGCCCTCTGTTTCTTCGGCATCAGCCTCGGCGGCATCATCATTATTCACATTCCCTTAGGCTGGTTCGTCGGGGAATGGGGAACTGGCGGCTGCGAATACAGTGCCGCTTTATGCTTGATGTGTTTGATGGTGGCTTCGATTGATCGCGCCTTACAGGACAATCCTGATTTTTTGAAGTCGTCTCGTTAG
- a CDS encoding carbohydrate-binding module family 20 domain-containing protein: MKLTTKKWLSRVMLGAACVMLLVPMLSVSSAQAAVLNPRGTSVQMFHWKWKDIAKECTNWLGPQGFGAVQISPPTAAMNGVNWYDIYQPVDYTSFTSKMGNLTEFQSMITACHNAGVRVYVDVVVNHLSAATGTATNGASFSASSLTYPRFSASDFHANCAIQDADYGSPGNRNSITNCRLVGLPDLNTGSAYVQTQIKNYLTSLINMGVDGFRFDAAKHIAQADLQAIYNGIGHTSLAGESLWVTQEIIPDGNVDRNSYLSIGTVNEFKYAYAMKAMFRNENGNSISQIRAIMGTPGNWGGTWGFLSSASATAFVNNWDTERSGDSMNVANKTGAVPNDTVGSKRYDLANILMLAWPYGDVQLHSGFNFSNKDADAPTASPFDASGNPKINQDWDFVHRWSDISNMVAFRNVSNGQGVDNFTTGTANQIAFNRGAKGFVALNNEFSAWNATLQTLLPAGVYCNVVRGVLNAAKTDCTGEKITVAANGTVSLSIPANGGSLVPAVALHINQKVQGGTNTCTSVPVTFRVSNANTVFGQNVYVAGNRAELGNWAPSSVNLLTIQGSGANVPWSRTIQLPPSTAIQFKFMKSGAVANVWERNQATASGNREAVTPACGSSLVLDVGSFQF, from the coding sequence ATGAAATTGACGACAAAAAAATGGCTGTCGCGGGTGATGTTGGGCGCGGCCTGCGTAATGCTGCTAGTCCCCATGCTGAGTGTGAGCTCAGCGCAAGCAGCGGTACTGAATCCACGTGGCACTTCGGTGCAAATGTTCCATTGGAAATGGAAAGATATCGCGAAGGAATGTACCAATTGGCTTGGACCTCAAGGTTTCGGAGCTGTTCAAATATCGCCACCAACCGCAGCTATGAATGGCGTGAATTGGTATGACATTTATCAGCCCGTCGATTACACCAGCTTCACCAGCAAAATGGGAAATCTCACTGAGTTTCAAAGCATGATTACGGCTTGCCATAATGCGGGTGTGCGAGTGTACGTTGACGTGGTTGTCAATCATCTCTCAGCTGCGACGGGCACGGCGACTAACGGCGCGAGCTTTAGTGCTTCGAGTTTGACCTATCCACGTTTTAGCGCATCTGATTTTCATGCCAATTGCGCGATACAAGATGCCGACTATGGCAGCCCAGGGAATCGCAACAGCATTACGAACTGTCGCTTGGTTGGCTTGCCTGATCTGAACACAGGCAGTGCCTACGTACAAACTCAGATCAAGAACTATTTGACGAGCTTGATCAATATGGGTGTGGATGGTTTCCGTTTCGATGCCGCAAAACATATCGCGCAAGCCGATTTACAAGCAATTTACAACGGCATTGGACACACCAGTTTAGCGGGCGAGTCGCTGTGGGTGACGCAAGAAATTATCCCCGACGGTAATGTCGATCGTAATTCTTACTTGAGCATTGGTACGGTGAATGAGTTTAAGTATGCGTATGCCATGAAAGCCATGTTCCGCAACGAAAATGGCAATAGTATTTCGCAGATCCGCGCCATTATGGGGACGCCAGGAAATTGGGGCGGCACATGGGGCTTTTTGAGTTCCGCCAGCGCGACGGCCTTTGTCAATAACTGGGATACAGAACGTAGTGGCGATTCCATGAATGTCGCCAACAAGACGGGTGCGGTACCGAATGATACGGTCGGAAGTAAGCGCTACGATTTGGCGAATATCTTGATGTTGGCATGGCCATACGGTGATGTGCAGTTGCATTCCGGCTTTAACTTTAGCAACAAAGATGCTGATGCACCGACCGCCAGCCCTTTCGATGCGAGTGGTAACCCGAAAATCAATCAAGATTGGGACTTTGTGCATCGTTGGTCCGACATCTCCAATATGGTGGCGTTCCGTAATGTGAGTAATGGACAGGGCGTCGATAATTTCACCACTGGCACGGCGAACCAGATCGCTTTCAATCGTGGTGCGAAAGGCTTCGTCGCGCTCAACAATGAGTTCAGTGCATGGAACGCAACGTTACAAACATTGTTACCCGCCGGCGTTTATTGCAATGTGGTGCGGGGTGTTTTGAATGCAGCGAAAACCGATTGTACTGGTGAGAAAATTACGGTGGCTGCGAATGGTACCGTTAGCCTGAGTATCCCAGCGAACGGTGGTAGTTTGGTGCCTGCGGTGGCCTTGCATATCAACCAAAAAGTACAGGGTGGTACCAACACTTGTACATCGGTTCCAGTCACTTTCCGTGTCAGCAATGCCAATACAGTGTTTGGCCAGAATGTATATGTTGCCGGCAATCGTGCTGAGCTTGGTAACTGGGCTCCTAGTAGCGTGAATTTGTTGACGATCCAGGGTAGCGGTGCCAACGTACCGTGGTCACGCACGATACAGTTGCCGCCTTCGACAGCGATTCAATTTAAGTTCATGAAGAGTGGCGCGGTTGCCAATGTATGGGAGCGTAATCAAGCCACTGCGAGCGGCAATCGTGAAGCTGTCACACCAGCTTGCGGCAGTAGTTTGGTGCTCGATGTTGGTTCGTTCCAGTTTTGA
- a CDS encoding GNAT family N-acetyltransferase: MLSKPSLSSSTESPLHNVFWQSLNGHHRHFSTGDTRARRYSTGFSPIVGFPQEDQADFHALTELFEIGEQFYCGGWTGTVPDGWTLHADAKMYRMIWQGDASSIDLEADEDTHRSRYPDLVLAPVLAEHAEQAVALARLTNPGPFGLRTIELGDYLAYFQDQKLVAMSGERMHAGQFHEVSGVCTHPDFQGKGLARRLMNIIISRQLARGETPFLHVMSHNHHAHELYLRMGFRDDCETPVRVLSRAR; encoded by the coding sequence ATGTTAAGCAAGCCTTCCCTCTCTTCCTCCACCGAATCTCCTTTACACAATGTGTTTTGGCAAAGCCTCAACGGCCATCATCGTCATTTTTCGACGGGCGACACGAGAGCACGCCGTTACAGCACAGGCTTCTCTCCCATTGTTGGTTTTCCTCAAGAAGATCAAGCCGATTTTCACGCCTTGACGGAGCTTTTCGAGATCGGTGAGCAATTTTACTGTGGTGGTTGGACAGGCACTGTACCGGATGGTTGGACCCTTCATGCCGACGCTAAAATGTATCGCATGATATGGCAAGGCGATGCATCTTCAATTGATTTAGAGGCCGATGAGGACACTCATCGTAGTCGTTATCCCGACTTGGTCTTGGCCCCGGTGTTAGCCGAGCATGCCGAACAAGCCGTGGCATTAGCGCGGCTGACCAATCCGGGTCCATTTGGTTTGAGAACCATAGAACTGGGCGACTATCTCGCTTATTTTCAAGATCAAAAATTGGTCGCCATGAGTGGCGAGCGTATGCATGCGGGGCAATTTCACGAAGTGAGTGGCGTCTGCACGCATCCTGATTTCCAAGGAAAAGGCTTAGCACGCCGTTTAATGAACATCATCATTAGTCGCCAATTGGCGCGCGGTGAAACGCCGTTTTTGCATGTGATGAGCCACAATCATCACGCTCATGAACTGTATCTAAGAATGGGTTTTCGCGACGACTGTGAAACACCGGTCCGCGTCTTATCGCGCGCCCGATAG
- a CDS encoding tetratricopeptide repeat protein: MRKLLTKLFGASSNTDQKPKTETAAEHSTAPAAPTQPHGPSASLKDQINHALEQQNFSGAEPMLSEAIHQEPHNLSLRTNHAYTLIQLGRIGEAEAALQAALQIDAKHLDTHFMLAGLLTAQGQHQAAFTSYQDCLQLDSRFAPAYLNAIRLAIDLGQLEQALHLLNQARQSNLHLVDFDMLAGEALQRSGRIKEAIHAYQAVLQQQASLSLAHFRLAELLAEINRIDQAIPHAETFLQQNPRLLPAVLLLGRLHMQSEHLEVALSYFEQARELDPQSIEALANGGSMLQQLGRYDEALLRYETVLKIAPHIAIVWHNKGRIAYDRKDFEGARIALEQALQLQPNDPNMVHHYGLALTGLERYQEAIQQYDRAIALNPQHPFAYFDRGKTSLRLERYDTALVDLEHSIQLTPNFPEANFEIAFALLAKGQLARGFQQYEWRWRCDPFKTKIRPFLQPAWDGILPIMGKRILVFAEQGLGDSIQFARYAIELLERGAIPILEVQPPLVTLFKQLPGIQHVIAQGDPLPAFDLHAPLMSLPKLCGTDLNSVPSRASYYEHQQIGSSALHDWANQIQPSTRKKIGVVWAGSRDFVHDKKRSVPFAVFEKLLQVDAQFHCLQKEISDADLHSLQKYGIPFHGNELDDLLETAALISQMDLVITVDTSIAHLAGSLGKPTFIMLPFNPDWRWMLERQDTPWYPSARLFRQRKIYDWEPVIANIEEELRSVIA; encoded by the coding sequence ATGCGCAAATTACTCACTAAACTATTTGGTGCTTCTTCCAACACCGATCAAAAACCAAAGACGGAAACCGCTGCAGAACATTCGACCGCACCTGCAGCCCCAACGCAGCCCCATGGCCCTAGCGCTTCTCTCAAAGACCAGATCAACCACGCCTTAGAACAACAGAACTTTTCTGGTGCTGAGCCGATGTTGTCGGAAGCGATACATCAAGAACCACACAATCTCAGTCTCCGCACCAATCATGCCTATACACTGATTCAATTAGGTCGCATCGGCGAGGCAGAAGCCGCCCTACAAGCCGCATTGCAGATCGACGCCAAGCATCTTGATACTCATTTTATGTTGGCAGGATTGCTCACCGCTCAAGGACAGCATCAAGCCGCTTTCACAAGCTATCAAGACTGTCTCCAACTGGATTCTCGCTTCGCCCCTGCCTATCTCAACGCGATTCGTTTAGCAATCGATCTTGGCCAGCTCGAACAGGCGCTTCACTTGCTCAATCAAGCGAGACAATCGAATTTACATCTGGTTGACTTTGATATGCTGGCTGGTGAAGCCTTGCAGCGCAGCGGAAGAATCAAAGAAGCAATTCACGCTTACCAGGCCGTGCTGCAACAACAAGCGTCACTGAGCTTGGCGCATTTTCGCCTCGCGGAACTCCTTGCAGAAATCAATCGAATCGACCAAGCCATTCCGCACGCAGAAACCTTTCTGCAGCAAAATCCGCGCCTGCTACCCGCGGTCTTATTGCTGGGTCGGCTTCATATGCAAAGCGAGCATCTCGAAGTTGCATTATCCTATTTCGAACAAGCGCGCGAACTCGATCCGCAATCAATCGAAGCCTTAGCTAACGGTGGGTCAATGCTACAGCAACTGGGTCGCTACGATGAAGCATTGCTACGCTATGAAACGGTACTCAAGATCGCCCCGCATATCGCCATTGTCTGGCATAACAAAGGCCGCATCGCCTATGATAGAAAAGATTTTGAAGGCGCTCGCATCGCCTTGGAACAGGCGCTTCAACTGCAGCCGAATGATCCTAACATGGTCCATCACTATGGCCTCGCGCTAACCGGCCTCGAACGTTATCAAGAAGCGATACAGCAGTACGATCGTGCCATCGCGCTGAACCCACAACATCCATTTGCCTATTTCGATCGCGGCAAAACTTCCTTACGCTTGGAACGCTACGATACTGCTTTGGTCGATCTCGAACATAGCATCCAACTCACGCCGAATTTTCCCGAAGCGAATTTCGAAATCGCTTTTGCTTTACTCGCCAAAGGACAGTTGGCACGCGGCTTTCAACAATATGAATGGCGTTGGCGCTGCGATCCTTTCAAAACCAAGATTCGACCATTCTTGCAACCAGCATGGGATGGTATCTTGCCCATTATGGGCAAACGTATTCTTGTATTCGCGGAGCAAGGCTTGGGGGATAGCATACAATTTGCTCGCTATGCGATAGAGCTCCTGGAGCGAGGCGCGATTCCCATACTCGAAGTACAGCCGCCCTTGGTCACACTATTCAAGCAACTACCTGGCATACAGCATGTCATCGCACAAGGCGATCCGCTGCCTGCCTTTGATCTGCATGCGCCCTTAATGAGCCTGCCTAAACTCTGTGGCACCGATCTCAACTCGGTACCCTCGCGCGCGAGCTATTATGAGCATCAACAAATCGGCTCTTCAGCTCTGCATGATTGGGCCAACCAGATCCAGCCATCAACCCGCAAAAAAATTGGCGTGGTCTGGGCAGGTAGTCGCGACTTTGTGCATGATAAGAAACGCTCCGTTCCGTTTGCTGTGTTTGAAAAACTCTTGCAGGTGGATGCGCAATTTCACTGCCTGCAAAAAGAAATCAGCGACGCGGATCTACACAGCCTACAAAAGTATGGCATTCCCTTTCACGGCAATGAACTCGACGACTTACTGGAAACCGCTGCCTTAATCTCACAGATGGATCTCGTGATTACGGTCGACACTTCGATCGCCCATCTCGCAGGATCTCTTGGCAAGCCGACTTTCATCATGTTGCCGTTCAATCCAGACTGGCGTTGGATGTTAGAAAGACAGGACACACCGTGGTATCCCTCCGCTCGCCTATTCCGACAAAGAAAAATCTACGATTGGGAACCTGTCATCGCCAACATCGAAGAAGAACTACGCAGTGTGATCGCTTAA
- a CDS encoding YdeI/OmpD-associated family protein has translation MGTRDIRIDQYIEKAAPFAHDILRHLRELVHQHCPEANETIKWSMPHFEYGGSIFCRFAAFKQHCSFGFWLAEAMTIDHKIDSKSSEAMGQFGRITTLADLPSDKEFAKLIKQAKKLQDAGTKGPIQTRNERNAAKNASDKATQPRELLIPPEFSAALQTNAAALATFEGFSYSAKKDYVEWYVEAKTDATRTKRLAQTLEWLAEGKRRNWKYEKC, from the coding sequence GTGGGAACGCGAGATATTCGGATTGATCAATACATAGAGAAAGCAGCGCCATTTGCCCATGATATTTTGCGGCATCTGCGCGAACTCGTGCATCAACACTGCCCTGAGGCGAATGAAACGATTAAATGGAGCATGCCGCACTTTGAGTATGGCGGCAGTATTTTTTGCCGTTTTGCCGCGTTCAAACAGCACTGCAGCTTTGGTTTTTGGCTCGCCGAAGCGATGACGATCGACCACAAGATCGACAGCAAGAGTAGCGAAGCAATGGGACAATTCGGTCGCATCACGACGCTCGCGGATTTACCATCCGACAAAGAATTTGCGAAACTCATCAAACAGGCTAAAAAATTGCAAGATGCGGGCACCAAAGGCCCAATCCAAACCCGTAACGAAAGAAATGCGGCCAAGAACGCCAGCGACAAAGCCACCCAGCCACGCGAACTGCTCATACCACCGGAGTTCAGCGCGGCACTTCAAACAAACGCTGCCGCACTGGCGACCTTCGAAGGCTTTTCCTATTCAGCCAAAAAGGATTATGTCGAATGGTACGTGGAGGCAAAGACTGACGCGACTCGCACCAAACGCCTTGCACAAACATTAGAATGGTTGGCAGAGGGCAAACGCCGCAATTGGAAGTACGAAAAATGTTAA
- a CDS encoding DEAD/DEAH box helicase, which yields MQPLIDYPEKYRKRITACAGHQTQAHRTLSSMNFPDLGLASPLVTNLASLGFQEPTPIQAAVIPALIENRDVLACAQTGSGKTAAFVLPLLHHFLMTPRREQTGARKAYALILVPTRELAIQVGEQLRRFSAGPLMAQSAPKLAVLYGGISINPQMLYLRGGADIVVATPGRLLDLISKNALKLDAIQHLILDEADRMLALGFADELAQVLKLLPAQRQNAFFSATYTNSIAALAERMLHDPLKVNIETSEVTAPAIEQIAIHVEAPRRTQLLKHLFQEKKWSRVMVFVASKYTADLLATKLRRLHISAEAFHGEQTQGKREQVIQDFKAARVKILVATDVGARGLDISQLPVVLNYDLPRSADDYLHRIGRTGRAGESGLAISFVCADAANEAHFRLIEKRHGLKLERQQIKGFEPSTSSLESAKRANVSDPNGGIKGKRPSKKDKLRAIAAQQAKTDSIS from the coding sequence ATGCAGCCTCTCATTGATTACCCAGAAAAATATCGCAAGCGCATTACAGCCTGCGCTGGGCATCAAACTCAAGCACATCGCACTTTATCCAGCATGAATTTTCCAGACCTTGGCCTCGCATCACCCCTCGTCACCAATCTCGCAAGTCTTGGCTTCCAAGAACCGACGCCGATACAAGCTGCAGTCATTCCTGCCTTGATCGAAAACAGAGATGTGTTGGCGTGCGCCCAAACTGGCTCAGGAAAAACCGCGGCATTTGTGCTGCCCTTACTGCATCACTTTCTGATGACACCTCGCCGTGAGCAAACTGGCGCGCGCAAAGCTTACGCGCTCATTTTGGTACCGACCCGCGAACTCGCGATCCAAGTGGGTGAGCAATTGCGCCGTTTCAGTGCTGGGCCACTCATGGCTCAAAGTGCACCGAAATTAGCGGTCTTATACGGTGGTATTTCCATTAATCCGCAGATGTTGTATTTGCGCGGTGGTGCCGACATTGTCGTTGCAACCCCGGGACGTTTGCTGGATCTCATCAGCAAAAATGCGCTCAAGCTCGATGCCATCCAACATCTCATTCTGGACGAGGCCGATCGTATGTTGGCTCTTGGTTTTGCTGACGAGCTCGCGCAAGTGCTCAAACTGCTTCCAGCACAACGCCAAAATGCTTTCTTCTCGGCGACTTACACTAACAGCATCGCCGCCTTGGCGGAGCGAATGTTGCATGACCCTTTGAAAGTCAACATTGAAACGAGCGAGGTGACCGCACCCGCGATTGAACAAATTGCGATTCACGTAGAAGCGCCGCGCCGCACACAACTCTTGAAACATTTATTCCAAGAGAAAAAATGGTCGCGCGTGATGGTGTTTGTCGCCAGCAAATACACGGCTGATCTACTTGCGACCAAACTGCGTCGCTTGCATATCAGTGCAGAAGCTTTTCACGGTGAACAGACTCAAGGCAAACGCGAACAAGTGATTCAAGACTTTAAGGCGGCCCGCGTAAAAATTTTGGTGGCAACCGACGTCGGAGCACGTGGGCTTGATATCAGCCAATTGCCAGTTGTCCTCAACTATGACTTACCTCGTTCGGCAGACGATTACTTACATCGAATTGGCCGTACGGGTCGCGCCGGCGAATCTGGCCTTGCGATTAGCTTTGTCTGCGCCGATGCGGCCAACGAAGCTCATTTTCGCTTGATCGAAAAACGTCACGGCCTCAAACTTGAACGGCAACAGATCAAAGGTTTTGAGCCCTCGACAAGCAGCCTCGAGTCAGCCAAGCGTGCCAATGTCTCTGATCCTAACGGTGGCATCAAAGGCAAACGCCCTAGCAAGAAAGACAAGCTACGCGCCATTGCTGCGCAACAAGCGAAGACCGACAGCATCAGCTAG
- a CDS encoding GNAT family N-acetyltransferase produces the protein MIRNATSQDFSFFYRLYMHPEINPYLLYELMDEASFAPIYEELLRSGVLYVFEDQGQSAGMFKFIPLQHRTDHIAYLGGLAIAPEFAGKGLALSMFDAIFELAASKQIRRIELSVATHNHRAIRLYEKVGFQVEGILKNYTHLKSEGRFIDEQLMARIT, from the coding sequence ATGATCAGAAACGCCACCAGCCAAGATTTCTCCTTCTTCTATCGACTCTATATGCATCCGGAAATCAATCCCTACTTGCTGTATGAGTTGATGGATGAAGCAAGCTTTGCGCCAATTTATGAGGAACTGCTGCGCAGCGGCGTCTTGTATGTATTTGAAGATCAGGGACAAAGCGCAGGCATGTTCAAATTCATCCCCTTACAACATCGAACCGATCACATCGCGTATTTGGGCGGGCTTGCCATCGCCCCAGAATTCGCAGGTAAGGGCTTGGCCTTGAGCATGTTTGATGCCATTTTCGAGCTTGCCGCCAGCAAGCAGATTCGCCGCATTGAACTCAGTGTAGCAACCCACAACCACCGCGCGATTCGCCTGTATGAAAAAGTGGGCTTTCAAGTTGAAGGAATCTTGAAGAACTACACCCACCTCAAAAGTGAGGGGCGTTTTATTGATGAGCAGTTGATGGCCCGCATCACTTAA
- a CDS encoding NAD(P)/FAD-dependent oxidoreductase, translating into MVTQHEGALHQIVIVGGGAGGLELAVRLGKRLGKKRKARIILVDASRTHLWKPLLHQVAAGTLDSHADEREYFALARSKHFEFRLGRMQGLSRDKKEIYLAPTFDEEGNELLPQQAIHYDQLVIALGSQTNDFGTKGAKENCIMLDSLPAAEKFHQKLVNCCLRAQTVEQQAGDGRFTVTIIGGGATGVELAAELHMTTKILSSYGLVNFHPEKDLKIVIVDASPRLLQMLPERLSDSVAKELRSIAIEIHTNERVVEVSKEGVAMASGKFIPSGLVVWAAGIKAPDFLRDLDGLETNRLNQLVVHQNLQSTRDPAIFALGDCCACPQGEGLANVPPRAQSAHQQAACLADSLCRAIDGKSLKDFHYKDHGSLVSLGNYSTVGSLMGAIASGSVFIEGTLAKWMYWSLHKHHQVAVNGWFHTWLSTWAETIDRVRNPRIKLH; encoded by the coding sequence ATGGTCACGCAACATGAAGGAGCACTGCATCAAATAGTCATTGTCGGTGGTGGAGCAGGCGGTCTCGAGCTCGCAGTCAGGCTCGGAAAACGCCTCGGTAAAAAGCGCAAAGCCCGCATCATTTTAGTGGATGCGAGCCGTACCCATTTATGGAAACCGCTTTTGCATCAGGTCGCAGCTGGGACCCTAGATAGCCACGCCGACGAACGCGAGTATTTTGCACTCGCGCGCAGTAAACATTTCGAGTTCCGTTTGGGCCGCATGCAAGGCCTATCACGCGACAAGAAAGAAATCTATCTCGCCCCTACCTTCGACGAAGAAGGCAATGAACTACTCCCGCAACAAGCGATTCACTACGATCAACTGGTGATTGCGCTCGGCAGCCAAACCAACGACTTTGGAACCAAAGGTGCCAAGGAAAACTGCATCATGTTGGACTCCCTTCCTGCCGCCGAAAAATTCCATCAAAAACTCGTCAATTGCTGCCTGCGCGCGCAGACAGTTGAGCAACAAGCTGGCGATGGTCGATTCACCGTGACCATCATCGGTGGCGGCGCTACGGGGGTCGAACTCGCCGCAGAATTGCATATGACGACCAAGATCTTATCGAGCTATGGCCTGGTCAATTTCCATCCTGAAAAAGATCTCAAAATCGTTATCGTCGATGCCTCGCCACGCTTATTGCAAATGTTACCTGAACGTTTGTCGGATTCCGTTGCGAAAGAATTGCGTAGCATCGCGATTGAAATTCACACCAATGAACGCGTGGTGGAAGTGAGCAAGGAAGGCGTGGCCATGGCCAGCGGCAAGTTTATTCCGAGTGGTTTAGTGGTGTGGGCTGCAGGCATCAAAGCCCCAGACTTTTTGCGCGATCTCGATGGCCTTGAAACCAATCGTCTCAACCAACTAGTGGTGCATCAGAATCTACAATCAACGCGTGATCCTGCGATTTTTGCGCTCGGTGATTGCTGTGCTTGTCCACAAGGAGAAGGTCTCGCCAATGTACCGCCGCGCGCCCAATCAGCTCATCAACAAGCGGCCTGTTTAGCTGATTCTTTGTGTCGTGCCATCGACGGCAAATCACTCAAAGATTTCCACTACAAGGATCATGGCTCTTTGGTGTCACTCGGTAATTACAGTACCGTGGGTAGCTTGATGGGAGCGATTGCCAGCGGTTCTGTCTTCATTGAAGGGACCCTGGCGAAATGGATGTATTGGTCGCTGCACAAACATCACCAGGTCGCGGTCAACGGTTGGTTCCACACGTGGTTATCGACGTGGGCGGAAACCATTGATCGCGTCAGAAATCCGCGCATTAAGTTGCACTAA
- a CDS encoding carboxylate-amine ligase has product MDEMITLGAEEELQIVDQVSLELAAHDFDRGVRDFPDQNGSSSCELHKAVVELQTPICYTPDQVVASVASMREVIRKRAQAQGQRILSAGVHPFSNWKNQEINGEQDKHQHYIRLVDEYADIMRSLMSYGFHVHLGVPQGIPVMPIFNSLRNRLAPVFAISLSSPFFEGRDTGVQSWRHSILDRLPRMGTPDIWASEEEYFKHIEVLRKVGTLEAQHGMWEDLRLHHRYHTLEVRICDATPSLEHIWLITALLQCEVASLVRDYRQGSLPRPQSRACLEENKWRVRRRGLAAEIIDWESETPIALHDYFDQWLARLAPVAHELGLYRAMDEKLRALFLHGASSDIQRGIFQRSANYQSVVQHLIRETEDAHFAPAYYVQ; this is encoded by the coding sequence ATGGACGAGATGATTACCCTGGGTGCAGAAGAAGAACTGCAAATTGTCGATCAAGTGAGTTTGGAACTCGCGGCGCATGATTTCGATCGCGGTGTGCGTGATTTTCCTGATCAGAACGGCAGCTCATCGTGCGAGCTACATAAAGCCGTGGTGGAACTTCAGACACCGATTTGCTATACCCCAGATCAGGTGGTCGCTAGTGTTGCTAGCATGCGCGAGGTGATTCGCAAGCGAGCACAGGCGCAGGGCCAAAGAATTTTGTCGGCTGGGGTCCATCCTTTTTCCAATTGGAAAAACCAAGAGATCAATGGCGAGCAAGATAAGCATCAGCACTATATTCGTTTAGTCGATGAATACGCCGACATCATGCGTAGTCTGATGTCTTACGGTTTTCATGTGCATCTTGGTGTGCCGCAGGGCATTCCGGTGATGCCGATCTTTAATTCTTTGCGGAATCGGCTGGCACCGGTGTTTGCTATTTCACTGAGTTCGCCGTTCTTTGAAGGGCGTGACACGGGCGTACAAAGTTGGCGTCATTCTATTCTTGATCGCTTGCCACGCATGGGGACGCCCGATATTTGGGCTTCCGAAGAAGAGTATTTCAAACACATCGAAGTGCTACGTAAGGTCGGCACGCTCGAGGCGCAACATGGTATGTGGGAAGATCTTCGCTTACATCATCGCTATCACACCTTAGAAGTTCGAATCTGTGATGCGACCCCTTCCTTAGAGCATATTTGGTTGATCACGGCTTTGCTCCAATGTGAAGTGGCAAGCTTGGTGCGCGACTATCGACAAGGAAGCCTGCCGCGTCCGCAATCGCGCGCCTGTCTTGAGGAAAACAAATGGCGGGTACGCCGTCGTGGATTGGCCGCCGAAATTATCGACTGGGAAAGTGAAACTCCGATCGCCTTACATGATTATTTCGACCAGTGGTTGGCGCGACTGGCTCCGGTGGCGCATGAACTTGGACTGTATCGTGCGATGGATGAAAAGTTGCGCGCCTTGTTTTTACATGGCGCTTCATCCGATATTCAACGTGGCATTTTCCAACGCTCGGCGAATTATCAATCGGTCGTTCAACATTTGATTCGTGAAACCGAAGACGCGCACTTCGCGCCAGCTTACTATGTTCAATAA